In Paenibacillus sp. 1781tsa1, one DNA window encodes the following:
- a CDS encoding HlyD family efflux transporter periplasmic adaptor subunit — MKSKWRLYIVITLIIILAGGLLIAKGTDAVSQAESKKQGILNTEPNTEGFYVDLYIPESQINQIQADQKVNVRFPYLENLLVKEGVVTSISPSPQFANLRMTREKGQADLSMFLIRISIPTSTDLLPGMTAEVQLDEITG, encoded by the coding sequence TTGAAGTCTAAATGGAGATTATATATCGTCATAACTTTGATCATTATTTTGGCAGGCGGTTTGTTGATCGCGAAAGGTACAGACGCCGTGAGTCAGGCTGAAAGTAAAAAGCAGGGAATATTGAATACTGAACCTAACACTGAAGGATTTTATGTTGATCTTTATATTCCGGAATCGCAGATTAACCAGATTCAAGCAGATCAAAAGGTGAACGTTCGTTTTCCATATCTGGAGAATCTTCTTGTAAAGGAAGGTGTGGTTACGTCGATATCCCCCTCTCCTCAATTCGCCAATCTGCGCATGACGCGGGAAAAGGGCCAAGCAGATCTAAGTATGTTTCTGATCCGGATTTCTATTCCAACCAGTACAGATTTGCTTCCGGGGATGACTGCGGAGGTGCAGCTTGATGAAATCACTGGCTGA
- the lpdA gene encoding dihydrolipoyl dehydrogenase, which yields MNSLEVVDTLVIGSGPGGYVAALRSSQLGMKTAIVERQQIGGVCTHVGCIPSKALIAEAERLHLRRQWGAVDGASSFQEAQVFKQAVVDKQSGGVRFLLKTAGVTVIEGEASLIDANTAEIYHAEQNVRRIGFKHLILATGSRPIEISSLPYGGRILSSTEALSLPDIPERLVVVGGGYIGVELGQMFARFGTNVTMLEGGEQILPGFEAELVAPVVRQLKKDGITILTEAKVTGADQYTSHIDLHYMRQNEHHVVQADYALITVGRKPNTDGTLGLEHIGLSPTPQGLIEIDIQCRTSIPHIYAIGDIVQGPALAHKASYEAKIAAEAIAGKPSVIDYKAIPLVVFSHPEIASVGLSETACKQKSIPVVVGKSVFSINGRALALKETEGFVKIVAHAASGLVLGAQIVGAEASTLISELSLAIEMGATVEDITMTIHPHPTLGEIIMEAAEQAHQRMEQRKPDVV from the coding sequence ATGAATTCATTAGAAGTCGTAGATACGCTGGTCATTGGATCAGGGCCTGGCGGTTATGTGGCTGCTTTACGTTCGTCACAACTAGGCATGAAAACAGCCATTGTAGAGCGCCAACAGATCGGAGGTGTCTGTACGCATGTAGGCTGTATTCCTTCCAAAGCGCTTATTGCTGAAGCGGAGCGTCTTCATTTACGCAGACAATGGGGGGCTGTTGACGGAGCTTCTTCTTTTCAGGAGGCTCAGGTGTTTAAGCAAGCTGTGGTGGATAAGCAGTCTGGAGGGGTTCGGTTTTTGCTTAAAACGGCGGGTGTGACTGTTATCGAAGGAGAAGCAAGCTTGATTGATGCGAATACCGCTGAAATATATCACGCTGAACAGAATGTGCGTCGAATAGGCTTTAAGCATCTCATCCTGGCAACCGGTTCCCGTCCGATTGAAATAAGCTCTCTTCCTTACGGCGGACGGATTCTCTCTTCCACTGAGGCGCTATCGCTGCCCGACATTCCGGAGCGTCTCGTTGTGGTTGGCGGCGGTTATATTGGCGTGGAACTGGGTCAGATGTTTGCGAGATTTGGAACCAACGTTACGATGCTCGAGGGGGGTGAACAGATTTTGCCCGGATTCGAAGCAGAGCTTGTTGCACCTGTCGTTCGTCAACTGAAAAAGGACGGGATAACCATCTTAACCGAAGCTAAGGTTACAGGGGCAGACCAATATACGAGTCACATCGATCTCCACTATATGCGTCAGAATGAACACCATGTTGTTCAAGCTGACTATGCATTAATTACGGTGGGCAGGAAACCGAACACAGATGGAACTTTGGGTCTTGAACATATAGGTCTGTCCCCTACTCCACAAGGCTTGATCGAGATTGACATACAGTGTAGAACATCCATCCCGCATATCTATGCCATTGGAGATATTGTTCAAGGCCCTGCTTTGGCTCATAAAGCTTCTTATGAAGCAAAAATTGCAGCAGAAGCTATCGCGGGCAAACCCTCTGTCATCGATTACAAAGCTATTCCGCTCGTTGTGTTTTCTCACCCGGAGATTGCGAGCGTTGGTCTTAGCGAAACGGCGTGTAAGCAAAAATCAATTCCTGTTGTCGTTGGCAAATCTGTATTCTCTATTAATGGCCGTGCACTGGCTCTGAAGGAAACCGAAGGATTTGTCAAAATTGTCGCTCACGCTGCTTCTGGCCTTGTATTAGGTGCACAGATTGTCGGGGCTGAAGCTTCTACGCTAATCTCCGAGTTGTCCCTTGCGATTGAGATGGGAGCAACGGTAGAAGATATAACCATGACCATTCATCCGCATCCAACGCTAGGCGAAATCATCATGGAGGCCGCAGAACAAGCCCATCAGAGAATGGAACAAAGGAAACCGGATGTCGTTTGA
- a CDS encoding TetR/AcrR family transcriptional regulator produces the protein MPYPKGHKLKVRNHIITSAAKAFRTHGVRNISLPHIMKGAGLTHGGFYSHFENKDQLVMETCHFAISDTIEMLQRIADKNKEEDQTSIEAVIDFYLSSLHRDQTEVGCILPALSGEISQLSEDIRQAYTQELQRFIAFITTMAGMNTADGYALVSSMVGTVALARAVSDAKFSDDLLQAGRVQAKQMVKVGSR, from the coding sequence ATGCCTTATCCGAAAGGGCACAAACTCAAAGTTCGGAACCATATTATTACCAGCGCGGCCAAAGCATTTCGAACCCACGGCGTGCGGAATATTAGTCTTCCACATATTATGAAAGGTGCTGGACTAACACATGGGGGATTTTACTCCCATTTTGAAAATAAAGATCAGCTTGTGATGGAGACCTGTCATTTCGCCATTAGTGACACCATTGAAATGCTGCAGAGAATTGCAGACAAAAACAAAGAGGAAGATCAGACGTCGATTGAAGCCGTCATTGATTTTTATTTAAGCTCCCTGCATCGAGATCAGACAGAAGTCGGTTGTATCTTACCAGCTTTATCGGGTGAGATATCCCAATTATCGGAGGATATTCGACAAGCTTACACGCAGGAGTTGCAACGTTTTATCGCGTTTATTACAACTATGGCTGGGATGAATACCGCTGATGGTTATGCGTTGGTAAGCAGTATGGTAGGTACCGTTGCATTAGCACGGGCAGTTAGTGATGCGAAGTTCAGTGATGACTTGTTACAGGCAGGTCGTGTGCAGGCCAAACAAATGGTAAAGGTCGGTTCCAGGTAA
- a CDS encoding GNAT family N-acetyltransferase: MIIREARIADYPQLRHIYLDSRRESFHWANANEMRLDDFDRDTSEEQILLAEENDQVLGFASLYVPDRFIHNLFVHPSAAGKGVGKQLLQQSVAELGTPVTLKCVSDNYKALTFYKKQGWKAVVEEGEPGSRYWVLQYKE; the protein is encoded by the coding sequence ATGATCATTAGAGAAGCCCGTATTGCAGACTATCCACAATTGAGACATATTTATTTGGATTCCCGGCGGGAGAGCTTTCACTGGGCCAATGCCAATGAGATGAGACTAGACGATTTTGACCGGGATACATCGGAAGAACAGATTCTTTTGGCAGAGGAAAACGATCAAGTACTTGGATTTGCGTCACTATATGTACCTGACCGCTTTATTCATAATTTGTTTGTGCACCCGAGTGCTGCTGGCAAAGGGGTGGGAAAGCAGTTACTCCAGCAATCCGTGGCCGAATTGGGAACGCCAGTCACATTAAAATGTGTCTCTGATAATTATAAAGCACTCACATTTTATAAAAAGCAAGGCTGGAAGGCTGTCGTAGAAGAAGGTGAGCCTGGATCAAGATATTGGGTTCTTCAATATAAGGAATGA
- a CDS encoding DUF4180 domain-containing protein yields the protein MNIRKINENGVSIAYVTSDEKLITDVQSAIDLMATVRYEAECHRIIVNKSAVSEVFFDLKTRLAGEVLQKFINYQTKIAIIGDFSGYTSKSLRDFIYESNKGNDIFFVTEEELAIEKLSKKQ from the coding sequence ATGAATATCAGAAAAATAAACGAAAATGGAGTATCTATTGCTTACGTTACGAGTGATGAAAAATTAATTACCGATGTTCAATCCGCTATCGACCTTATGGCTACGGTTCGATATGAGGCCGAATGTCACCGTATTATAGTTAACAAATCTGCTGTTAGTGAAGTGTTTTTTGATCTGAAAACACGCCTGGCAGGTGAAGTGTTGCAAAAGTTCATTAATTACCAGACCAAAATTGCGATCATTGGTGATTTTTCCGGTTATACCAGCAAAAGCCTTCGAGATTTTATCTATGAAAGCAACAAGGGGAACGATATATTCTTCGTAACAGAGGAAGAACTGGCTATTGAAAAGCTAAGCAAGAAACAGTGA
- a CDS encoding DNA polymerase IV: MLIDMQSFYASVEKAKMPQYKNRPLAVAGDPARRSGIILAACPLAKAKGVSTAEPLWQSLQKCPELIIVRPHMQEYIEVSTQIMSIIEEFTDLVEPYSIDELFADFTGSMHLFGNDPIDLAKQIQDKIYNETGVYARAGIGENKIISKLCCDMIAKKAEGGIFHLKKEELHLHIGDKPIRDMWGIGSRMEKHLWKMGIRTIKDLANTPLSKLRSKWGVNGEVIWRVANGLDNSPVTVNTHNTQKDIGNGMTLPRDFTEAWEIEVVILDICTEVCRRARKKGLMGSVISVSVSGADFDHPTGFHRQVKLSDPTNITVDVCKIAKRIFHQHWDGQPVRRVGVSLSQLSNADTYQLSFFDDQEQKRAIDQVMDNIKDRYGDIAILRASSITAAGQAIDRASKIGGHYK; encoded by the coding sequence ATGCTCATTGATATGCAGAGCTTTTATGCTTCAGTCGAAAAGGCAAAAATGCCCCAATACAAAAATAGACCTCTCGCCGTTGCAGGCGATCCAGCAAGACGTTCTGGCATTATTCTTGCCGCTTGTCCATTAGCTAAAGCTAAGGGGGTATCTACCGCAGAACCACTCTGGCAGTCTCTTCAGAAGTGCCCTGAACTGATCATTGTCAGACCTCACATGCAAGAATACATCGAAGTATCCACCCAAATCATGTCCATTATTGAGGAATTCACCGATCTGGTTGAGCCATACAGTATAGACGAATTATTCGCTGATTTTACAGGGTCTATGCATCTATTTGGTAATGATCCAATCGATTTGGCCAAACAAATTCAAGACAAAATCTATAATGAAACAGGGGTCTACGCCAGAGCAGGCATTGGTGAAAACAAAATTATCAGTAAATTGTGCTGCGATATGATTGCTAAAAAAGCGGAGGGTGGCATTTTTCACTTAAAGAAAGAAGAGTTGCATCTTCACATTGGAGATAAGCCTATCCGCGATATGTGGGGAATTGGCTCAAGAATGGAAAAACATCTGTGGAAGATGGGCATCCGAACCATTAAAGACCTGGCGAATACGCCTCTTTCTAAATTAAGAAGCAAGTGGGGTGTTAATGGAGAAGTCATCTGGAGAGTCGCCAATGGACTCGACAATTCGCCGGTAACCGTCAACACACACAATACACAAAAGGATATCGGAAACGGAATGACCCTGCCTAGAGATTTCACAGAAGCATGGGAGATCGAAGTGGTTATTCTCGATATCTGTACAGAAGTGTGCAGAAGAGCCCGTAAAAAGGGGCTGATGGGTAGTGTCATATCTGTGAGTGTATCGGGAGCAGATTTTGATCACCCCACTGGTTTTCACAGGCAGGTTAAACTGTCTGATCCTACAAACATAACCGTTGATGTGTGCAAGATAGCCAAACGCATATTCCATCAACATTGGGATGGGCAACCTGTGCGCCGTGTAGGCGTATCCCTGTCTCAATTATCCAACGCGGATACATATCAACTATCTTTCTTTGATGATCAAGAGCAAAAACGAGCCATTGATCAGGTGATGGACAACATTAAGGATCGATATGGCGACATTGCCATTCTTCGAGCGAGCTCCATAACAGCTGCGGGTCAAGCGATCGATAGAGCATCTAAAATTGGGGGGCATTACAAATGA
- a CDS encoding YolD-like family protein yields MSKKLEANGLWESSRMMLPQHKERIIQHRTQIHVQAKPLIHEDEWEIIAQHIDMSLNYTLQATFEVFNESGNRYIHGIVTSVSAFGKKIKIEMDNGFEWVDFDQLVTVKFEEGGGVYGETNF; encoded by the coding sequence ATGAGCAAAAAACTGGAGGCCAATGGATTATGGGAATCGAGCCGCATGATGCTTCCACAACATAAAGAACGAATTATACAGCATCGTACTCAAATTCATGTTCAAGCGAAACCACTGATTCATGAAGATGAGTGGGAAATTATTGCTCAACATATAGATATGTCCCTCAACTATACATTGCAAGCCACCTTTGAAGTGTTTAATGAGTCAGGCAATCGGTATATACACGGGATCGTCACTTCAGTCAGTGCCTTTGGAAAAAAAATAAAAATTGAAATGGATAATGGATTTGAATGGGTCGATTTTGATCAATTGGTCACTGTAAAGTTTGAAGAAGGAGGAGGTGTGTACGGTGAGACAAACTTCTGA
- a CDS encoding chromosome condensation regulator: MDYNSRKEAVFETKRFRNCTIAAGRRHTVALKSDGTVIAVGDNKYGQCDVSDWSRIVAVGAGNVHMATNTGNAHTVGLKSDGTVIATGWNKHDQCNVSEWRDIITVSAGWCRTVGVKSDGTVVAVGRNNEGECNVSSWHDIVSVTTGDWHTLGLKIDGTVTAVGNNKYNQCSVNDWEDILAVSAGYLHTVGLRSDGTVVATGRNNEGECDVSGWRDIVAVTAGSYHTVGLKSDGTMVAVGSNKHQQCDVRGWHDIRAVSAGCAHTIGLKSDGTLVTVGDNDYGQCDVSGWSHIQQ, encoded by the coding sequence ATGGACTACAATTCACGGAAGGAAGCGGTGTTTGAGACGAAACGGTTCCGTAACTGTACCATAGCGGCAGGTCGTCGTCATACCGTTGCTCTTAAATCTGACGGAACAGTAATAGCCGTGGGTGATAATAAATACGGTCAATGTGATGTAAGCGATTGGTCCCGTATCGTAGCCGTTGGTGCTGGTAACGTTCATATGGCTACGAACACCGGTAATGCTCATACCGTCGGTCTGAAATCTGATGGTACTGTAATAGCTACAGGTTGGAATAAGCATGATCAATGCAATGTAAGCGAATGGCGCGATATAATAACTGTTTCGGCAGGTTGGTGCCGGACTGTTGGGGTTAAATCAGATGGCACCGTGGTTGCGGTGGGGCGAAATAATGAAGGGGAATGCAACGTGAGCAGCTGGCATGATATTGTATCGGTCACGACGGGTGACTGGCATACACTCGGTCTAAAAATAGACGGAACGGTTACAGCAGTTGGTAACAATAAATATAACCAATGTAGCGTAAACGACTGGGAAGACATATTGGCTGTTTCGGCCGGATATCTTCATACTGTTGGGCTTAGATCGGATGGCACGGTAGTGGCTACGGGTAGAAATAATGAAGGGGAATGCGACGTAAGCGGTTGGCGCGATATTGTCGCAGTTACAGCAGGGAGTTATCATACCGTTGGTCTTAAGTCTGACGGTACGATGGTTGCTGTGGGTTCCAATAAACATCAACAATGCGATGTAAGGGGCTGGCACGACATTAGAGCTGTTTCGGCGGGCTGTGCCCATACAATTGGACTGAAATCTGATGGTACGTTAGTGACTGTAGGTGATAATGATTATGGACAATGTGATGTAAGCGGATGGAGTCACATCCAACAATAA
- a CDS encoding SDR family oxidoreductase: MTKLHGKTAIVTGTSRLGGIGTAVCRALAHEGANVFYTHLYDYDKIENPGDADKNWPDLFAEELRSYGIKAAHMEVDLTDPTSPARVLDACRSAVGLPTILVNNATYSVSADFRQLTASLIDAHCAMNIRGTFMLSAEFARMLEVELAGRQALNGGRIINLTSGQGKGPMPGNLAYAATKGAVSTFTECLSAELAPFHITVNAVDPGPTDTGWMSEEVKKALLPGFPMGRIGLPEDVSRLIAFLASDDSQWITGQIIHSRGGF; encoded by the coding sequence ATGACCAAACTACATGGAAAAACCGCTATCGTGACAGGTACAAGCCGCCTTGGAGGGATCGGAACTGCCGTCTGCCGCGCGTTGGCACACGAAGGCGCTAATGTGTTCTATACTCATCTGTACGATTACGATAAGATAGAGAATCCGGGAGATGCCGACAAGAACTGGCCGGATCTCTTCGCTGAAGAACTTCGCTCCTATGGCATTAAGGCAGCACATATGGAGGTCGATCTTACCGATCCCACTTCTCCAGCGCGAGTGCTTGATGCGTGCCGTTCGGCTGTCGGGCTGCCGACCATTCTCGTCAACAACGCTACGTACAGCGTATCAGCTGATTTCCGTCAATTGACTGCATCACTGATCGATGCGCACTGCGCCATGAACATTCGAGGTACGTTCATGCTATCGGCCGAATTTGCGCGTATGCTGGAGGTTGAACTGGCCGGCCGTCAGGCCCTTAACGGCGGCCGGATCATCAACCTTACGTCCGGTCAGGGTAAGGGGCCGATGCCTGGCAATCTCGCTTATGCAGCAACGAAAGGCGCCGTCTCCACCTTTACCGAATGTCTGTCTGCTGAACTAGCTCCTTTTCACATTACTGTGAATGCGGTTGATCCCGGTCCTACCGATACGGGTTGGATGTCAGAAGAAGTGAAAAAAGCCTTGCTACCGGGATTTCCGATGGGCAGGATCGGTCTTCCTGAAGATGTATCCCGTCTGATTGCTTTTCTGGCAAGCGACGATTCCCAATGGATCACCGGACAAATCATCCATTCTAGAGGTGGGTTTTAA
- a CDS encoding type II CAAX endopeptidase family protein yields the protein MSTSMIKDRKKNSEDGSTIQSSRKGLFVFFAMLIPLTVISYVLALNVSPMFGLLLMWAPGLSSIFARIVLHEGFSDISLRIGGKRTLKTIPFVLLLPVVIGLCAYGFAWVTGLVDYVKSGDVFIVSLVLSVIYQMFVGTAIGVISSAGEELGWRGYMLTRLIKARVPKPILTSGLIWGTWHIPAILLGNYYSGPSLALSIVLFLITISSFNFIISHLRLSTGSIWPAILLHASWNAIIQDSFDHLTKGGNDFLWTGESGILVACVMPIAVWIFSRKSDYMQRI from the coding sequence TTGAGTACATCTATGATAAAAGACAGAAAAAAGAACTCCGAAGACGGAAGCACGATTCAATCATCAAGGAAAGGATTATTCGTTTTTTTCGCTATGCTGATTCCATTAACGGTTATCAGCTATGTTTTGGCGTTAAATGTATCACCCATGTTTGGTCTGCTGCTCATGTGGGCACCTGGCCTATCCTCCATATTTGCTCGTATAGTACTGCATGAAGGTTTTTCGGATATTTCACTGCGAATCGGAGGAAAGCGAACCTTAAAGACCATCCCATTTGTGTTGTTATTACCGGTTGTCATTGGTTTGTGTGCTTACGGATTCGCCTGGGTTACGGGGTTGGTGGACTATGTGAAGTCAGGCGATGTCTTCATTGTCAGCCTTGTCCTATCGGTTATCTACCAAATGTTCGTAGGTACGGCCATCGGTGTAATCAGCAGTGCGGGAGAAGAGTTGGGATGGAGGGGATACATGCTCACCAGACTCATCAAAGCGAGAGTGCCTAAACCCATTCTAACAAGCGGTTTAATCTGGGGAACATGGCATATTCCTGCCATTCTGCTAGGGAACTATTATTCGGGACCGTCACTCGCCTTGTCCATTGTACTGTTCCTTATTACCATCAGTTCTTTTAACTTCATAATTAGTCACCTTCGATTGAGTACAGGCAGCATTTGGCCCGCAATTCTGCTTCACGCTTCTTGGAATGCCATTATTCAAGATTCATTTGACCATTTAACAAAAGGAGGTAATGACTTCCTATGGACGGGTGAGTCGGGTATATTGGTAGCTTGTGTGATGCCGATTGCTGTCTGGATCTTTTCCAGAAAATCCGACTATATGCAGCGCATATGA
- a CDS encoding GlsB/YeaQ/YmgE family stress response membrane protein, producing the protein MYLIWIIIVGGLIGWLSGNLIGRDVPGGVLGNIIAGFVGSWLGYELLGPRGPVVGGFHIIPAIVGSIIALLIFYALARGGAFRRR; encoded by the coding sequence GTGTATTTAATCTGGATAATCATTGTCGGTGGGCTAATTGGCTGGTTAAGCGGAAATCTGATTGGACGGGATGTGCCGGGAGGCGTACTCGGAAATATCATTGCTGGTTTTGTTGGATCATGGTTAGGGTATGAACTGTTGGGACCGAGGGGGCCGGTAGTGGGTGGATTTCATATCATACCCGCGATCGTCGGGTCGATCATTGCTCTCTTAATTTTCTATGCTCTGGCACGCGGTGGAGCGTTCCGAAGACGTTAA